One Sphingomonas sp. LHG3406-1 genomic window carries:
- a CDS encoding mannose-1-phosphate guanylyltransferase/mannose-6-phosphate isomerase: MTSIRPVILSGGSGTRLWPISRESFPKQLLPISTERTMLQETALRVTGTQFREPIVIAGEDHRFFIQRQLEQSGVPVEAILLEPKGRNTAAAAVLAAIWSLDRGEDDLLLLLPSDHMIEDQQAFAAAVESGIAAADQGGIVTFGARPTEPNTQYGYIEVSEDGPGIGEARPVRRFIEKPDRQTAEDYLSRGGHYWNSGIFLFRASSLRDEAAKLMPELVEAVSRSLASKSIDGKFVRPEREAFEAAPNISIDYGIMEKTARAFVVPVDMAWSDVGSWGAVWQLADKDADDNALQGDIIAIDTSESIIRAEGSVTVAAVGLQKMAVIAARDAVFIAPVDRAADVREVVDQLKRDKRDLATLPSRVERPWGSYETKDRGSRFQIKHILVAPGETLSLQMHYHRSEHWVVVSGTAEVTVGDKIQLLQENQSTYIPAGTTHRLANPGKVPLELVEVQCGPYLGEDDIVRFDDEYGRA; this comes from the coding sequence GTGACCAGCATTCGTCCCGTCATCCTGTCGGGAGGTTCCGGGACCCGCCTGTGGCCGATCTCGCGGGAAAGCTTTCCCAAGCAGCTCCTGCCCATTTCCACCGAGCGTACCATGCTCCAGGAGACGGCACTGCGCGTGACCGGCACGCAATTCCGCGAGCCGATTGTGATCGCCGGCGAGGATCATCGCTTCTTCATCCAGCGCCAGCTCGAACAGTCGGGCGTTCCGGTGGAGGCGATCCTGCTCGAGCCCAAGGGTCGCAACACGGCGGCGGCGGCGGTGCTGGCAGCAATCTGGTCGCTCGATCGCGGCGAGGACGACCTGCTGCTCTTGCTTCCCTCCGATCACATGATCGAGGACCAGCAGGCATTCGCGGCAGCGGTCGAAAGCGGCATTGCGGCCGCCGACCAGGGCGGCATCGTCACCTTTGGCGCCCGACCGACCGAGCCCAACACACAATATGGCTATATCGAAGTCAGCGAGGACGGCCCGGGCATCGGCGAAGCGCGTCCCGTCCGCCGGTTCATCGAGAAGCCCGATCGCCAGACGGCGGAGGATTACCTCAGCCGCGGCGGCCATTACTGGAACAGCGGCATCTTCCTGTTCCGTGCCTCGTCCCTGCGCGACGAAGCCGCCAAGCTGATGCCCGAACTGGTCGAGGCGGTCAGCCGCTCCCTCGCGAGCAAGAGCATTGACGGCAAGTTCGTCCGGCCCGAGCGCGAGGCGTTCGAGGCGGCCCCCAACATCTCCATCGATTACGGCATCATGGAAAAGACTGCGCGCGCCTTCGTGGTGCCGGTCGACATGGCCTGGTCGGATGTCGGTTCGTGGGGCGCCGTCTGGCAGCTCGCCGACAAGGATGCTGACGACAATGCCCTTCAGGGCGACATCATCGCCATCGACACCAGCGAGTCGATCATCCGCGCCGAAGGCAGCGTGACGGTCGCGGCCGTCGGCCTCCAGAAAATGGCGGTGATCGCCGCCCGTGACGCGGTCTTCATCGCGCCGGTGGATCGTGCCGCCGATGTGCGCGAAGTGGTCGACCAGCTGAAGCGCGACAAGCGCGACCTCGCCACCTTACCCTCGCGGGTCGAGCGGCCGTGGGGCAGCTACGAAACCAAGGATCGCGGCTCGCGCTTCCAGATCAAGCATATCCTGGTCGCACCCGGCGAGACCCTCTCGCTGCAGATGCATTATCATCGCTCGGAGCATTGGGTGGTCGTCTCCGGCACCGCCGAGGTGACCGTCGGCGACAAGATCCAGCTGCTCCAGGAAAACCAGTCGACCTATATCCCGGCCGGTACCACCCATCGCCTGGCGAACCCGGGGAAGGTGCCGCTTGAACTCGTCGAGGTGCAGTGCGGCCCCTATCTCGGCGAAGACGACATCGTCCGCTTCGACGATGAATACGGCCGCGCCTGA
- a CDS encoding polysaccharide biosynthesis/export family protein: protein MSVSQALPAPGNTTTNLDFSNYRIGPRDELIVEVFGAPELRREGEVDAAGNLSLPLVGTVVAGGRTPTEVAGSIADQLRGKYIRDPQVTVNIKKAVGQTVTVDGAVRDPGNYPIVGRMTLQQAIASAKGADDIANLDNVVVFRRVNNQQMAALFSLRQIRAGRVTDPQIYGNDIVVVGENATRRFLKNLSSVPLGSFVPFIF from the coding sequence TTTTCCAACTATCGCATCGGCCCGCGTGACGAACTGATCGTCGAAGTGTTCGGCGCGCCCGAACTGCGGCGCGAAGGCGAGGTCGACGCGGCCGGCAACCTGTCGCTGCCGCTGGTCGGCACCGTGGTCGCCGGCGGCCGGACCCCGACCGAGGTGGCCGGCTCCATCGCCGACCAGCTGCGCGGCAAGTATATCCGCGATCCGCAGGTCACGGTGAACATCAAGAAGGCGGTCGGCCAAACGGTCACCGTCGATGGCGCCGTTCGCGATCCGGGCAATTACCCGATCGTCGGGCGCATGACGCTGCAGCAGGCGATCGCTTCGGCCAAGGGCGCGGACGACATCGCCAATCTCGACAATGTGGTGGTCTTCCGCCGCGTCAACAATCAGCAGATGGCGGCGCTGTTCAGCCTTCGGCAGATCCGCGCGGGGCGGGTCACCGATCCGCAAATCTACGGCAACGACATCGTTGTCGTCGGCGAGAACGCCACGCGGCGCTTCCTCAAGAATTTGAGCTCGGTGCCGCTCGGCTCCTTCGTTCCGTTCATCTTCTGA